From a region of the Geothrix sp. 21YS21S-2 genome:
- a CDS encoding peroxiredoxin, translated as MLTVGDHLPSFSLQAVTAGKEFQTLTHESFAGQWKVLFLWPMDFTFVCPTEIAAFGKRNGDFLDRDAQLLGASTDTHFVHLAWRNQHPDLQDLPFPMLADTKRELSAALGVLHRTEGVPLRATFVVDPQGVIRHVSVNDLSVGRSVEEVLRVLDALQTDELCPCNWRKGEATLKA; from the coding sequence ATGCTGACCGTCGGCGACCACCTCCCCTCCTTCTCCCTCCAGGCCGTGACCGCCGGCAAGGAGTTCCAGACCCTCACCCACGAGAGCTTCGCCGGGCAGTGGAAGGTCCTCTTCCTCTGGCCCATGGACTTCACCTTCGTCTGCCCCACCGAGATCGCCGCCTTCGGGAAACGCAACGGCGACTTCCTGGACCGGGATGCCCAGCTGCTGGGCGCCAGCACCGACACCCACTTCGTGCACCTGGCCTGGAGGAACCAGCACCCCGATCTCCAGGACCTCCCCTTCCCCATGCTGGCCGACACGAAGCGCGAGCTGAGCGCGGCCCTGGGCGTGCTGCACCGCACCGAGGGCGTGCCCCTGCGGGCCACGTTCGTCGTGGACCCCCAGGGCGTCATCCGCCACGTCAGCGTCAACGACCTGAGCGTCGGGCGCAGCGTGGAGGAGGTGCTGCGCGTGCTGGACGCCCTCCAGACCGATGAGCTCTGCCCCTGCAACTGGCGCAAGGGCGAAGCGACCCTGAAGGCGTGA
- a CDS encoding carboxymuconolactone decarboxylase family protein, whose translation MATLETLPGYARDLKLNLQAVLGDSPLDMAQRLGTALASAAASRNADLVRELRARTLEAAGEAVVEDALAAAALMGMTNIVYRFRHLVGKESYAQLPVRLRMNRIARTAGPRLDFELFCLAVSAVNGCETCVRAHERALVEGGLSEAQVFEAVRIAATVHGLAVAFQPGLDPAGEISPA comes from the coding sequence ATGGCGACCCTCGAAACCCTCCCCGGCTACGCCCGGGACCTCAAGCTCAACCTCCAGGCCGTGCTCGGCGACTCCCCCCTGGACATGGCCCAGCGCCTGGGCACCGCCCTCGCTTCCGCCGCCGCCTCGCGCAATGCGGACCTGGTGCGGGAACTCCGGGCCCGGACCCTCGAGGCCGCCGGCGAAGCGGTGGTGGAGGACGCGCTGGCCGCGGCGGCCCTCATGGGCATGACGAACATCGTCTACCGCTTCCGCCACCTGGTGGGCAAGGAGAGCTACGCGCAGCTTCCGGTGCGCCTGCGCATGAACCGCATCGCCCGCACCGCCGGTCCCAGGCTGGACTTCGAACTGTTCTGCCTGGCGGTGAGCGCCGTGAACGGCTGCGAGACCTGCGTGCGGGCCCATGAGCGGGCCCTCGTGGAGGGGGGCCTCTCCGAGGCCCAGGTCTTCGAAGCCGTGCGCATCGCGGCCACGGTTCACGGGCTGGCGGTGGCCTTCCAGCCCGGCCTGGACCCCGCGGGGGAGATCAGTCCGGCGTAG
- a CDS encoding M64 family metallopeptidase, translating to MNRTPKAALAAVALLCLTACGGGSSAPGPVPLTEASLSAPVEALQVSGDPANRINLVLLGDGYREADQAKLTQDARAWLAAFRQTAPFSNYANYFNIKLVHLVSAEDGAANGMHGLGTPRATVLGATFQNANPAGQAPDYRLLVVDNARALAVALARAPECTRVLVLVNDTNYGGSGGTIPVFSANPASCAIALHEFGHAFGGLADEYACGDTSPLPASLEAFPNVTAQPGSIKWAAWINPGTPLPTPAFCPDLGLFEGAYYHDTGVFRPRPSCRMRCLTDTFCEVCSEAIVRSIYNQVRPVDTLTADGGTLTLTRPVPLPDTFRIAWTVDGEAAGTGDRLTLPAGTHQVSARVVDATPLVRTGADRLADVRTWTSGGASVQADVLPARHRVVQVIRTPAGFQVAGETIVDLPLPAEPDTPAWTVSAVDPEGRMLFRAGIEDPTLLRGEFQHAEATDRIQGSRLDGSRPVSFLVRLPVIEADHLEVAANPGPRHPTPD from the coding sequence ATGAACCGGACCCCCAAGGCCGCCCTGGCCGCCGTCGCGCTCCTCTGCCTCACGGCGTGCGGGGGAGGATCCTCCGCGCCGGGCCCGGTGCCCCTGACGGAAGCCAGCCTTTCCGCCCCGGTCGAGGCCCTGCAGGTCTCCGGCGACCCCGCGAACCGCATCAACCTGGTTCTCCTGGGCGACGGCTACCGCGAAGCGGACCAGGCCAAGCTCACCCAGGATGCCCGGGCCTGGCTCGCCGCCTTCCGCCAGACCGCTCCCTTCTCCAACTACGCAAACTATTTCAACATCAAGCTGGTCCACCTGGTCTCCGCGGAGGACGGCGCGGCCAACGGGATGCATGGCCTGGGCACCCCCCGGGCCACGGTCCTCGGGGCCACCTTCCAGAACGCCAACCCCGCCGGGCAGGCTCCGGACTACCGCCTCCTGGTGGTGGACAATGCCCGGGCCCTGGCCGTGGCCCTGGCCCGGGCGCCCGAGTGCACCCGGGTGCTGGTCCTGGTGAACGACACGAACTACGGCGGTTCCGGTGGAACCATCCCCGTCTTCTCCGCCAATCCCGCCTCCTGCGCCATTGCGCTGCACGAGTTCGGCCATGCCTTCGGCGGCCTGGCCGACGAGTACGCCTGCGGCGACACCAGCCCCCTGCCCGCTTCCCTGGAGGCCTTCCCCAATGTCACCGCCCAGCCGGGCTCCATCAAGTGGGCCGCCTGGATCAACCCCGGCACGCCCCTGCCGACGCCCGCCTTCTGTCCGGACCTGGGGCTCTTCGAGGGCGCCTACTATCACGACACCGGCGTCTTCCGCCCCCGCCCGTCCTGCCGCATGCGATGCCTCACGGACACCTTCTGCGAGGTGTGCAGCGAGGCCATCGTCCGAAGCATCTACAACCAGGTGCGCCCCGTGGACACCCTCACCGCGGACGGCGGAACCCTCACCCTCACCCGCCCGGTCCCCCTGCCCGACACGTTCCGGATCGCATGGACCGTGGATGGAGAGGCCGCCGGTACGGGCGACCGGCTCACCCTTCCGGCGGGCACCCATCAGGTGAGCGCCCGGGTGGTGGACGCCACGCCCCTGGTGCGCACCGGCGCGGACCGCCTAGCCGACGTCCGCACCTGGACCAGCGGCGGAGCTTCCGTCCAGGCGGACGTCCTGCCGGCCCGGCACCGGGTCGTCCAGGTGATCCGGACCCCCGCGGGCTTCCAGGTGGCGGGCGAGACGATCGTCGACCTGCCGCTGCCCGCCGAACCGGACACTCCCGCCTGGACGGTCTCCGCCGTGGACCCGGAGGGCCGGATGCTGTTCCGCGCGGGAATCGAAGACCCCACCCTCCTGCGCGGGGAGTTCCAGCATGCCGAGGCGACCGACCGGATCCAGGGCAGCCGCCTGGATGGCAGCCGCCCCGTCTCCTTCCTGGTCCGTCTGCCGGTCATCGAGGCCGACCACCTCGAGGTCGCAGCGAACCCCGGGCCGCGCCACCCTACGCCGGACTGA
- a CDS encoding CHRD domain-containing protein — protein MFETKSALPFAGTWKPWARVLGGLSLVAALACGGGGGGDSTPAAPPPPPPPPPFVRTASLSGADEVPANASTARASGAVTVNPSTLAIQATVVSSGIDGTQAHIHDGAKGVAGSVVIPLTGGAGGVWTTAPGTVLTAAQYASLQAGNYYFNIHSAANPAGEIRGQIELTTRFASLDGTQETPANASTASGWAVVSVNPSSGAAFGAIQTAGITGTDAHVHDGAMGVAGPVILPFQASGASGWTLPAGSNLTAAQVTTFLAGGLYANVHTAAFAGGEIRGQLTLASPTIRTTTLSGASEVPANASTASGAGTFSLDPVTLELRGGVVTTGITGVAAHIHTGAVGVAGPVTIPLDAHADGSWTVPAGTVLTPDQFASLRAGSLYVNVHSVAFSAGEIRGQIPGDSGTTTGGGGGGSTGGGGGGY, from the coding sequence ATGTTCGAGACGAAATCTGCACTTCCTTTTGCCGGAACCTGGAAGCCCTGGGCGCGGGTCCTGGGCGGGCTGTCCCTGGTGGCGGCCCTGGCGTGCGGCGGCGGAGGGGGCGGGGATTCCACCCCTGCCGCGCCTCCTCCCCCGCCCCCGCCCCCCCCCTTCGTGCGCACCGCCTCCCTCAGCGGGGCCGACGAGGTGCCGGCCAACGCCTCCACCGCCCGGGCCAGCGGCGCCGTGACCGTGAACCCTTCCACCCTGGCCATCCAGGCCACGGTTGTCTCCTCCGGGATCGACGGCACCCAGGCCCACATCCATGACGGCGCCAAGGGCGTGGCCGGCTCGGTGGTGATCCCGCTCACCGGGGGCGCCGGCGGCGTCTGGACCACCGCCCCGGGCACGGTGCTCACCGCCGCCCAGTACGCCAGCCTCCAGGCCGGGAACTACTACTTCAACATCCACTCCGCGGCCAATCCCGCCGGCGAGATCCGCGGCCAGATCGAACTGACGACCCGGTTCGCGTCCCTGGACGGCACCCAGGAGACCCCCGCCAACGCCAGCACGGCCTCGGGATGGGCCGTGGTGAGCGTGAATCCGTCCTCGGGCGCGGCCTTCGGCGCCATCCAGACCGCGGGCATCACGGGGACGGACGCCCACGTGCATGACGGCGCCATGGGCGTCGCCGGCCCCGTGATCCTGCCGTTCCAGGCCTCGGGCGCCTCGGGCTGGACCCTGCCGGCCGGGTCGAACCTGACCGCGGCCCAGGTGACCACCTTCCTGGCCGGGGGCCTCTACGCCAACGTCCACACCGCCGCCTTCGCCGGCGGCGAGATCCGGGGCCAGCTCACCCTGGCCAGCCCCACGATCCGGACCACCACCCTTTCCGGCGCCAGCGAGGTGCCCGCCAACGCCTCCACGGCCTCGGGCGCCGGCACCTTCTCCCTCGATCCCGTGACCCTCGAGCTTCGGGGCGGCGTCGTCACCACCGGCATCACCGGCGTGGCCGCCCACATCCACACCGGCGCCGTGGGCGTCGCCGGCCCTGTCACGATCCCCCTGGACGCCCACGCGGACGGGTCCTGGACCGTGCCCGCGGGGACGGTGCTCACTCCGGACCAGTTCGCGAGCCTGAGGGCCGGCAGCCTCTACGTGAACGTGCACAGCGTCGCCTTCTCCGCCGGCGAGATCCGCGGGCAGATCCCCGGCGATTCCGGCACCACCACCGGCGGTGGGGGCGGCGGCTCCACGGGCGGCGGCGGTGGCGGCTACTGA